The following are from one region of the Paenibacillus sabinae T27 genome:
- the sda gene encoding sporulation histidine kinase inhibitor Sda, whose amino-acid sequence MVELSDEMLLDSYHKAIELQLEHDFIALLLVEILKRNLHSPHHAVLQ is encoded by the coding sequence GTGGTTGAATTATCGGACGAGATGCTGTTGGACTCTTACCATAAGGCCATTGAACTTCAGCTGGAGCATGATTTTATCGCGCTTCTGCTCGTTGAAATTCTCAAACGGAACTTACACTCTCCACACCATGCGGTACTCCAATAA